The Pseudomonas eucalypticola genome has a window encoding:
- a CDS encoding c-type cytochrome: MKKFLMAVLPLVASLGAQAAEQPADSALISRGEYLAHAADCTACHTTAKGKAFGGGYPVGTPFGVIYGTNISSDKQHGIGAWTDDQFVAAVRDGVGKDGEQLYPAMPYDSFTKMSRDDVLAIKAYLMSLPPVAEASPKTDLPFPFNQRWGMTFWKFFNFKAGELKPDPSQTAEWNQGRYLVEALAHCGTCHTPRNLTMGMDTKKPFAGGDLGSFVAYNITPDKVAGIGNWTQAELVTYLKTGHVDGRASASGPMAEAIEHSLQYLPDTDLTAIATYLQSVPALADDKQPGSRSSFGKPSDGYVGLRGQSPLVLAQDPGRALFMGNCATCHGAKGQGAGSGFGAYPALFNHTTTGAADAKNVVSVILGSVNRRMEKGDILMPSFAEDLTDEQVAQVTNYVFTQFGNPAAATVDAKQVAKLRDDLGQRRPPVVLEGDKL, from the coding sequence TGAATACCTGGCCCACGCGGCTGACTGTACGGCTTGCCACACCACGGCCAAGGGCAAGGCTTTCGGTGGCGGCTACCCCGTAGGCACGCCGTTCGGGGTGATCTACGGCACCAACATTTCTTCCGACAAGCAGCACGGCATCGGCGCCTGGACCGACGACCAGTTCGTCGCCGCGGTACGCGACGGCGTGGGCAAGGACGGCGAACAGCTGTACCCGGCCATGCCTTACGACTCGTTCACCAAGATGTCGCGCGACGACGTGCTGGCCATCAAGGCCTACCTGATGTCGTTGCCACCGGTGGCCGAGGCATCGCCGAAAACCGACCTGCCGTTCCCGTTCAACCAGCGTTGGGGCATGACGTTCTGGAAGTTCTTCAACTTCAAGGCCGGCGAGCTCAAGCCCGACCCGAGCCAGACCGCCGAATGGAACCAGGGCCGTTACCTGGTCGAAGCCCTGGCCCACTGTGGTACCTGCCATACGCCGCGTAACCTGACCATGGGCATGGACACCAAGAAGCCGTTCGCCGGTGGCGACCTGGGCAGCTTCGTGGCCTACAACATCACCCCGGACAAGGTCGCCGGCATCGGCAACTGGACCCAGGCCGAGCTGGTCACCTACCTCAAGACCGGCCACGTCGACGGCCGGGCCAGCGCGTCGGGCCCGATGGCCGAGGCCATCGAGCACAGCCTGCAGTACCTGCCCGACACTGACCTGACGGCCATCGCCACCTACCTGCAGTCGGTGCCGGCCCTGGCCGACGACAAGCAGCCAGGTTCGCGTTCCAGCTTCGGCAAGCCCAGCGACGGCTACGTCGGCCTGCGCGGCCAGAGCCCGCTGGTGCTGGCCCAGGACCCGGGCCGTGCCCTGTTCATGGGCAACTGTGCCACCTGCCATGGCGCCAAGGGCCAGGGGGCTGGTAGCGGTTTCGGTGCGTACCCTGCGCTGTTCAACCACACCACCACCGGTGCGGCGGATGCCAAGAACGTGGTTTCGGTGATCCTGGGGTCGGTGAACCGCAGGATGGAGAAGGGCGACATCCTGATGCCGTCGTTCGCCGAAGACCTGACCGACGAACAGGTGGCCCAGGTCACCAACTACGTGTTCACCCAGTTCGGCAACCCCGCCGCGGCCACGGTCGATGCCAAGCAGGTGGCCAAGTTGCGTGACGACCTGGGGCAGCGCCGGCCGCCCGTGGTGCTGGAAGGCGATAAGCTGTGA
- a CDS encoding DMT family transporter, with the protein MQPRSALDGRASGMMLVLCAIWGLQQVAIKSIATDISPILQIGVRSGVAALLVAALMFWRSEQPRAGDSHWLPGLAIGGLFGLEYLLVGEGLRHTTASHMVIFLYTSPIFAALGLHWKLPAERLKAPQWGGIALAFLGIVVAFSGHGGAGTSSLLGDALGLAAGAAWGATTVVVRTSRLSSAPATQTLLYQLLGACVLLVAAALAMHQARVNLTPTVLANLTYQVLVMSFASLLAWFWLLRTYLASRLGVLAFLTPLYGIGFGVWLLDEPLEANFLMGAGLVMVGILCVSGYEWFAQRQAG; encoded by the coding sequence ATGCAACCGCGCAGCGCGCTGGATGGCCGGGCCAGCGGCATGATGCTGGTCTTGTGCGCCATCTGGGGCTTGCAACAAGTGGCCATCAAGTCGATCGCCACCGACATTTCCCCCATTCTGCAGATTGGCGTGCGCTCTGGCGTGGCTGCCCTGCTGGTGGCCGCGCTGATGTTCTGGCGCAGCGAGCAACCCAGGGCCGGCGACAGCCACTGGTTACCGGGGCTGGCCATCGGCGGGCTGTTTGGCCTGGAATACCTGCTGGTGGGCGAAGGCCTGCGCCATACCACGGCGTCGCATATGGTGATATTCCTCTACACCTCACCCATCTTCGCCGCCCTGGGGCTGCACTGGAAGTTGCCCGCCGAGCGCCTGAAGGCGCCGCAATGGGGCGGCATCGCCCTGGCGTTCCTGGGCATCGTGGTGGCTTTCAGTGGCCATGGCGGCGCGGGCACCAGCAGCCTGCTGGGCGACGCCCTGGGGCTGGCCGCCGGCGCCGCGTGGGGCGCGACCACGGTGGTGGTGCGCACCAGCCGCTTGTCCTCGGCCCCTGCGACCCAGACCCTGCTCTACCAGTTGCTGGGCGCTTGCGTGTTGCTGGTGGCCGCGGCCCTGGCCATGCACCAGGCCAGGGTGAACCTCACGCCCACGGTGCTGGCCAACTTGACCTATCAGGTGCTGGTGATGTCGTTTGCCAGCCTGCTGGCGTGGTTCTGGCTGCTGCGCACCTACCTGGCTTCGCGGCTGGGAGTGCTGGCGTTTCTCACACCGCTGTATGGCATCGGCTTCGGGGTATGGCTGCTGGACGAGCCACTGGAGGCCAACTTTTTGATGGGTGCCGGGTTGGTGATGGTGGGGATCTTGTGTGTGAGTGGGTATGAGTGGTTCGCGCAGCGCCAGGCGGGCTAG
- a CDS encoding AraC family transcriptional regulator, with the protein MKTDLTDHQPLPYFGYELPAPIFFRSACVPARATYPRHRHAWGEFVYSFSGVMEIEIDNHHYLSPSQYGIWLPPQAEHLSFNRHAACHCSVYLAPELCVRMPTGHCALTLSPLIRALLEQLRVDPPALPQTEEQQRLLQVLVDCLARAPVAGSYLPSSSDPLLGPVLQALEANPGDSRSLPELAKAVNTTERTLVRRCQRDLGMTFAEWRQRLKVVEALAKLEQGHTVEAIGLDLGYSSASAFISMFRRMTGTTPDEYRKGNGPTLSSSGLRLSSP; encoded by the coding sequence ATGAAAACAGACCTTACCGATCACCAGCCGCTCCCGTATTTCGGCTATGAACTGCCGGCACCGATTTTCTTCCGTTCGGCCTGCGTGCCGGCGCGTGCCACCTACCCACGCCACCGGCATGCCTGGGGTGAGTTCGTCTATTCGTTCAGCGGGGTGATGGAGATCGAGATCGACAACCATCATTATCTGTCGCCCTCGCAGTACGGCATCTGGCTGCCGCCCCAGGCTGAGCACCTGAGTTTCAACCGCCATGCGGCTTGCCATTGTTCGGTGTACCTGGCCCCGGAGTTATGCGTGCGCATGCCCACCGGCCATTGCGCCCTGACCCTCAGCCCATTGATCCGCGCCCTGTTGGAGCAACTGCGGGTCGACCCGCCCGCCCTGCCGCAAACCGAGGAGCAACAGCGCCTGTTGCAGGTGCTGGTCGATTGCCTGGCCCGCGCGCCCGTTGCCGGCAGTTATTTGCCGAGTTCCAGCGACCCCTTGCTGGGCCCGGTGCTGCAAGCCCTGGAAGCCAACCCTGGGGACAGCCGCTCGTTACCCGAATTGGCAAAAGCCGTGAACACGACGGAACGCACCTTGGTACGCCGCTGCCAGCGGGATCTGGGGATGACCTTCGCAGAATGGCGCCAGCGCCTGAAAGTGGTGGAGGCCCTGGCGAAGTTGGAGCAGGGCCACACCGTGGAAGCCATTGGCCTGGACCTGGGCTACAGCAGCGCCTCGGCCTTCATCAGCATGTTCCGGCGCATGACTGGCACTACGCCCGACGAATACCGCAAGGGCAACGGCCCGACGCTGTCAAGCAGTGGCCTGCGGTTGTCATCGCCGTAG
- a CDS encoding YncE family protein, giving the protein MPSTLSLRAVLKPVSALALMLLAAQSVSAADWVVSANDGKYQRVQGRDTYPDNAKPDTLTVLDASVLPPTVNQTVEVENGIQGPPQAAAISTDGKLALVAAPTRYDSATQQLQMDTFLQVVDLSAKPATVSRIELGSHPQAVAFDRSGHWAVVTCVDGGVRPLRVEGNKVTLLDRIGIAGKRLAGAAFTHDGQHLLVSLRDESGVAVLNLVDGHWADSGDRVSTGVAPYTIDVSSDGHWAVVSNVGLAGLANYKGRLLGDADSVTLIDVSKTPFRAVQQLTVPSVPEGVAISPDGKWIVAQSIDGSNLLPDNPGVKAHGTLTLFALRDGHAVKVNQVADGNSSQGVVFSADGKHVIVQFNVEHQLGLYSIENGKLVDSNKRIEVSGGPSSLRSAPR; this is encoded by the coding sequence GTGCCTTCGACGCTTTCTTTGCGCGCTGTACTGAAACCGGTTTCAGCCCTGGCCTTGATGCTGCTCGCCGCTCAATCGGTGAGCGCCGCCGACTGGGTTGTTTCCGCCAACGACGGCAAATACCAGCGGGTCCAGGGTCGCGATACCTACCCCGACAACGCCAAGCCCGACACGCTCACGGTGCTGGACGCCAGCGTGTTACCGCCCACGGTCAACCAGACCGTGGAAGTCGAAAACGGCATTCAGGGCCCACCCCAGGCCGCCGCCATCAGCACCGACGGCAAGCTGGCGCTGGTGGCCGCGCCGACGCGCTACGACTCTGCCACCCAGCAGTTGCAGATGGACACCTTCCTGCAGGTGGTGGACCTCAGCGCCAAGCCCGCCACCGTCAGCAGGATAGAGCTGGGCAGCCACCCACAGGCCGTGGCGTTCGACCGCAGTGGGCACTGGGCGGTGGTGACCTGCGTTGACGGCGGCGTGCGCCCGCTGCGCGTTGAAGGTAACAAGGTCACCCTGCTCGACCGCATCGGCATCGCTGGCAAACGCTTGGCCGGTGCGGCCTTCACCCACGACGGCCAGCACCTGTTGGTATCGCTGCGGGACGAATCGGGCGTGGCAGTGCTGAACCTGGTGGACGGCCATTGGGCCGACAGCGGTGACCGCGTGAGCACCGGGGTGGCGCCCTACACCATCGACGTGTCCAGCGACGGCCATTGGGCCGTGGTGAGCAACGTGGGCCTGGCGGGCCTGGCCAACTACAAGGGCCGCCTGTTGGGCGATGCCGACAGCGTGACGCTGATCGACGTATCGAAAACGCCGTTCCGCGCCGTGCAACAGCTCACCGTGCCTTCGGTGCCCGAAGGGGTGGCCATTTCCCCCGATGGCAAGTGGATCGTCGCGCAGTCCATCGACGGCTCCAACCTGTTGCCCGACAACCCGGGTGTGAAGGCCCATGGCACCTTGACGCTGTTTGCCCTTCGCGATGGCCACGCCGTGAAGGTCAACCAGGTGGCCGACGGCAACTCGTCACAGGGTGTGGTCTTCAGCGCCGACGGCAAGCATGTGATCGTGCAGTTCAACGTCGAGCACCAACTGGGGCTGTACAGCATCGAGAACGGCAAGCTGGTGGACAGCAACAAGCGTATTGAAGTGAGTGGCGGCCCGTCGTCGCTGCGCAGCGCACCCCGCTGA
- the proP gene encoding glycine betaine/L-proline transporter ProP, which yields MKLRKKRVKPIGLKDITIVDDAKMRKAITAAALGNAMEWFDFGVYGFVAYVLGKVFFPGADPSVQMIAALATFSVPFLIRPLGGLFFGALGDRLGRQKVLAATIVIMSLSTFAIGLIPSYASIGIWAPILLLLAKMAQGFSVGGEYTGASIFVAEYAPDRKRGFLGSWLDFGSIAGFVLGAGVVVLISSVIGEEKFQEWGWRLPFFLALPLGILGLYLRNALEETPAFQQHVEKLEQGDREGLAAGPKVSFKEVATQHWRSLITCVGVVVATNVTYYMLLTYMPSYLSHNLHYSENRGVLIIIAIMVGMLFVQPLFGFISDKVGRRPFIICGSIGLFFLAIPSFMLIISGTTGLIFAGLLILAVLLNFFIGVMASTLPAMFPTHIRYSALASAFNISVLVAGLTPTLAAWLVETTNNLYMPAYYLMVMAVIGLATGLSMKETANKPLRGAAPAASDLEEARELLQEHHDNIEQKIEDIDAQIAELQAKREHLVQQHPRID from the coding sequence ATGAAACTACGTAAAAAACGGGTCAAACCCATTGGTCTGAAAGACATCACCATTGTCGACGACGCCAAGATGCGCAAAGCCATCACCGCCGCCGCGCTGGGCAACGCCATGGAGTGGTTCGACTTCGGCGTGTACGGCTTCGTCGCCTACGTGCTGGGCAAGGTATTCTTCCCCGGCGCCGACCCCAGCGTGCAGATGATCGCCGCGCTGGCGACGTTCTCGGTACCCTTCCTGATTCGCCCCCTGGGCGGTCTGTTCTTCGGGGCACTGGGCGACCGCCTGGGGCGGCAAAAGGTGCTGGCGGCGACCATTGTCATCATGTCGCTGAGTACCTTCGCCATCGGCCTGATTCCCTCCTATGCCAGCATCGGCATATGGGCGCCTATCTTGCTATTGCTGGCCAAGATGGCCCAGGGCTTCTCGGTGGGCGGCGAATACACGGGCGCGTCGATCTTCGTCGCCGAGTACGCCCCGGACCGCAAGCGCGGGTTTCTGGGCAGCTGGCTGGACTTCGGTTCCATCGCCGGTTTCGTCCTGGGTGCCGGCGTGGTGGTGCTGATCTCCAGCGTCATCGGTGAAGAGAAGTTCCAGGAGTGGGGCTGGCGCCTGCCGTTCTTCCTGGCCTTGCCCCTGGGCATCCTGGGCTTGTATCTGCGTAATGCCCTGGAAGAAACCCCGGCGTTCCAGCAACACGTGGAGAAACTCGAACAGGGTGACCGCGAAGGCTTGGCGGCCGGTCCCAAGGTGTCGTTCAAGGAAGTGGCGACCCAGCACTGGCGCAGCCTGATCACGTGCGTCGGGGTGGTGGTGGCGACCAACGTCACCTACTACATGCTGCTGACCTACATGCCCAGCTACCTGTCGCATAACCTGCACTACTCAGAAAACCGCGGCGTGCTGATCATCATCGCGATCATGGTGGGCATGCTGTTCGTGCAGCCGCTGTTCGGCTTCATCAGCGACAAGGTGGGCCGTCGCCCTTTCATCATCTGTGGCAGCATCGGCCTGTTCTTCCTGGCCATTCCTTCCTTCATGCTTATCATCAGCGGCACCACCGGGCTGATCTTCGCCGGCTTGCTGATATTGGCGGTGTTGCTCAACTTCTTCATCGGCGTGATGGCCTCGACCCTGCCGGCGATGTTCCCCACGCACATCCGCTATAGCGCCCTGGCCAGTGCCTTCAACATCTCGGTACTGGTCGCCGGCCTGACCCCGACCCTGGCGGCCTGGTTGGTGGAAACCACCAACAACCTGTACATGCCGGCCTATTACCTGATGGTGATGGCGGTGATTGGCCTGGCGACCGGCCTGTCGATGAAGGAAACCGCCAACAAGCCGCTGCGCGGCGCGGCACCGGCGGCATCGGACCTGGAAGAGGCGCGCGAGTTGTTGCAGGAGCACCACGACAACATCGAGCAGAAAATCGAAGACATCGACGCGCAGATCGCTGAACTGCAGGCCAAGCGCGAGCACCTGGTGCAACAGCACCCGCGTATCGATTGA
- a CDS encoding acyl carrier protein produces MTTRDIYDKLNPVFADVFDEDDLVITPTTTAGDIDGWDSLAHIRLMMSVQKAFDIKLSANEIGTLNNVGDLVAIITRKKYPDGDAAHA; encoded by the coding sequence ATGACTACACGTGATATCTACGACAAGCTGAACCCCGTCTTTGCAGACGTCTTTGATGAAGATGACCTGGTTATCACCCCGACGACGACCGCTGGCGATATTGACGGCTGGGACAGTCTCGCCCATATACGCCTGATGATGTCGGTTCAAAAGGCGTTCGACATAAAACTGTCCGCGAACGAAATAGGCACGCTTAACAATGTAGGCGACCTGGTGGCGATCATTACCCGTAAAAAGTATCCGGACGGGGACGCCGCTCATGCCTAA
- a CDS encoding HAD-IIIC family phosphatase — protein MPNQLSTLPWLVQPPADFSVKCRAFTADTSDLGRLVQALANCAMDGNHLQKLANAIRKLQSAGASLQPLTALRLGLLGNGTQDFVAPALVASAARHGLALEVVKGEYDQVLQEAIEEHSALNAFRPHAVLIAVDYRALPWQPTPGDAGTAAANVEMAFNYLQSVRDAVHRNSGGLCIVQTLAPPPESLFGSYDRRVPGTLLWLVEELNRRLVAALANSEDLLFDVAHLAALAGLDAWHSPAEWNMAKLPFASEFLPLYAEHMVRILAALRGRSRRCLILDLDNTVWGGVIGDDGLEGIRVAQGDAVGEAHLAVQRMALALRERGIVLAVSSKNTDEVARKPFQEHPEMLLREDHFAVFQANWQDKATNIKAIAEELALGLDAMVFLDDNPVERGLIRQILPQVAVPELNEDPASYARTLAAAGYFETVVFSEEDRQRAALYQENARRITLQQQAGDVGAYLASLDMEIVFKPFDATGRSRIVQLINKSNQYNLTTRRYTEADVLAVENDPAQFSLQVRLIDRFGDNGMISVVICKPSAPGTWTLDTWLMSCRVLGRQVEDSVLCEILAQARQRGITRLVGEYIPSERNTMVHKHYQKLGFEQTGEGPDGTTFWALDTQVEKSAPLMRVRHE, from the coding sequence ATGCCTAATCAACTCAGCACGCTGCCTTGGCTGGTGCAGCCTCCGGCAGACTTTTCGGTTAAGTGTCGCGCCTTCACTGCTGACACTTCCGACCTCGGCCGCTTAGTCCAGGCATTGGCCAACTGTGCCATGGACGGCAACCATTTGCAGAAACTGGCCAACGCCATCAGGAAGCTGCAATCCGCGGGCGCATCGTTGCAACCCCTGACTGCGCTGCGCCTGGGCCTGCTGGGCAATGGCACCCAGGACTTCGTCGCCCCGGCCCTGGTGGCCAGTGCCGCGCGCCATGGCCTGGCGCTGGAAGTGGTGAAGGGCGAGTACGATCAGGTGCTGCAGGAAGCCATTGAAGAACATTCAGCCCTCAACGCGTTCCGCCCCCACGCCGTGCTGATCGCCGTGGACTACCGGGCGCTGCCGTGGCAACCGACACCGGGCGATGCGGGCACCGCCGCGGCCAACGTGGAAATGGCGTTCAACTACCTGCAGAGCGTGCGCGACGCCGTGCACCGCAACAGCGGAGGCCTGTGCATCGTACAAACCCTGGCGCCGCCGCCCGAGAGCCTGTTCGGCAGCTACGACCGCCGTGTACCAGGCACCCTGTTGTGGTTGGTGGAGGAACTGAACCGGCGGCTGGTCGCCGCGCTGGCCAACAGTGAAGACCTGCTGTTCGACGTGGCCCACCTGGCGGCCTTGGCAGGGCTGGACGCCTGGCATTCCCCGGCCGAGTGGAACATGGCCAAGCTGCCGTTCGCCAGCGAGTTCCTGCCGCTGTACGCCGAGCACATGGTGCGCATCCTCGCAGCGCTGCGGGGGCGCAGCCGGCGTTGCCTGATCCTGGATCTGGACAACACGGTGTGGGGCGGCGTCATCGGTGACGACGGCCTGGAAGGGATCCGTGTCGCCCAAGGGGACGCGGTGGGTGAAGCCCACTTGGCGGTGCAGCGCATGGCCCTGGCGCTGCGCGAGCGCGGCATCGTGCTGGCGGTGTCGTCGAAAAACACCGATGAGGTGGCCCGCAAGCCGTTCCAGGAGCACCCCGAGATGCTGCTGCGCGAAGACCACTTCGCCGTGTTCCAGGCCAACTGGCAGGACAAGGCCACCAACATCAAGGCCATCGCCGAGGAATTGGCCCTGGGCCTGGACGCCATGGTGTTCCTGGACGACAACCCCGTGGAGCGCGGCCTGATCCGCCAGATCCTGCCCCAGGTGGCCGTGCCTGAACTGAACGAAGACCCGGCGTCCTACGCCCGCACCCTGGCGGCTGCCGGTTACTTCGAGACCGTGGTGTTTTCCGAGGAAGACCGCCAGCGCGCCGCGCTGTACCAGGAAAATGCCCGGCGCATCACCCTGCAACAGCAAGCGGGCGACGTGGGCGCTTACCTGGCCTCGCTGGACATGGAAATCGTGTTCAAGCCGTTCGACGCCACCGGCCGTTCGCGCATCGTGCAACTGATCAACAAGTCCAACCAGTACAACCTCACCACCCGCCGCTATACCGAAGCCGACGTGCTGGCGGTGGAGAACGACCCTGCTCAGTTCAGCCTGCAAGTGCGGCTTATCGATCGTTTCGGCGACAACGGCATGATCAGCGTGGTCATCTGCAAGCCCTCGGCGCCTGGCACCTGGACCCTCGACACCTGGCTCATGAGTTGCCGGGTATTGGGCCGCCAGGTGGAGGACAGCGTGCTGTGCGAGATCCTGGCTCAGGCGCGCCAGCGAGGCATCACCCGCTTGGTGGGTGAATACATCCCCAGCGAACGCAACACCATGGTGCACAAGCATTACCAGAAATTGGGCTTCGAGCAGACCGGGGAGGGGCCCGATGGCACCACCTTCTGGGCCCTCGACACCCAGGTCGAGAAATCGGCGCCGCTGATGCGCGTCAGGCACGAATGA
- a CDS encoding SGNH/GDSL hydrolase family protein translates to MDNTTDDGARTVLAKRDLLIIPLIVVLTLACLLGASEMLARYFYPAQPLDACQVPDDTMGTRFKAGCTSTTKAPEGPWVTNHYNECGFRSAASCALKPPGSLRVVAFGSSLTQGYLVPDEQSYPERVGTALGAICHRPVDVQNVASIGYNWSRAQLNFDEAIKLSPDVLITSIVPFDLERDPDSFAPAAAPSAPATPAPPPPLLNRLYVAIKEQARSAYVAQYFYFKNAQAFTDLYLHYGEKANFLRTPFSPFWQTRLDSYEKLLADMARQAQAAQVPLVLVYVPQRAQVALISGTPAPEGVDPWAFSKAIGDIARRHGILYVNTSDDFSRLKNAADLYYPVDGHPSGAGHAVIADAVISRLSTLSDTPLGSCTALVAHAALSQRTTP, encoded by the coding sequence ATGGACAACACGACTGACGACGGTGCCCGCACCGTGCTTGCGAAACGCGATTTGCTGATCATCCCGCTGATTGTGGTGCTGACACTCGCCTGCCTGTTGGGGGCGAGTGAAATGCTCGCGCGGTATTTCTACCCGGCCCAGCCGCTGGATGCCTGCCAGGTGCCGGATGACACCATGGGCACGCGCTTCAAGGCCGGGTGCACCTCTACCACCAAGGCCCCCGAGGGGCCCTGGGTCACCAACCACTACAACGAATGCGGGTTTCGCTCGGCCGCTTCCTGTGCGCTGAAACCGCCTGGCAGCCTGCGCGTGGTGGCGTTCGGGTCTTCGTTGACCCAAGGCTACCTGGTGCCCGACGAGCAGTCGTACCCCGAGCGGGTAGGCACTGCACTGGGTGCCATCTGCCACCGCCCGGTGGACGTGCAGAACGTCGCCAGCATCGGTTACAACTGGAGCCGCGCTCAGCTCAATTTCGACGAGGCGATCAAACTGTCACCCGACGTCCTCATCACCAGCATCGTGCCCTTCGACCTCGAGCGCGACCCAGACAGTTTCGCCCCGGCGGCCGCGCCCTCGGCGCCCGCAACCCCTGCGCCACCGCCGCCATTGCTCAACCGCCTGTACGTCGCCATCAAGGAGCAAGCCCGCTCGGCCTATGTGGCGCAGTATTTCTACTTCAAGAACGCCCAGGCGTTCACCGACCTTTACCTGCACTACGGCGAAAAGGCCAACTTCCTGCGCACGCCGTTCTCGCCGTTCTGGCAGACGCGCCTGGACAGCTACGAGAAACTCCTGGCCGACATGGCCCGCCAGGCCCAGGCTGCCCAGGTGCCGCTGGTGCTGGTGTACGTGCCGCAACGGGCCCAGGTCGCGCTGATCAGCGGCACCCCCGCGCCCGAAGGCGTCGACCCTTGGGCGTTCAGCAAGGCCATCGGCGACATCGCCCGGCGTCACGGCATCCTCTACGTCAACACCAGTGACGATTTCAGCCGCCTGAAAAATGCCGCCGACCTGTATTACCCCGTCGATGGCCACCCCTCCGGTGCGGGCCACGCGGTGATCGCCGACGCCGTGATTTCCCGCCTGTCCACCCTCAGCGACACGCCGTTGGGCAGTTGCACCGCCCTGGTCGCCCACGCCGCCCTGTCCCAGAGGACCACGCCATGA
- a CDS encoding MBOAT family O-acyltransferase → MNVPSFEFLAFAAVAALVFNLFRQAGWRQAVLLATNLIFFASLVHGVVACLPFLLFLTVGYGLMRLAQRTAAGDGRLLFGTSVVVLILLFAWLKQYGFFPAQVFLDFPYATIGLSYVFFRVLHLVIDARGGALPAITPLAYINYTLNFTALISGPIQRYPDYQEQAKRMARPHLVGAGRALERIAVGFFKVFLLSHVFHDLQLQALGALPGAVGTGALVTQGLIIAASYPLFLYCNFSGYTDVVIGVGYFFGLRLPENFNNPFIAENFINFWGRWHMSLSNWLKTYVYNTLLMRLMERFPSRAVEPFLGVVAFFVTFFLVGIWHGQTSEFVMFGLLQGGGVAVNKLYQIQMALRLGKKPYKALCANPVYLIASRGLTFTWFAFTLFWFWSTWGQIEAYYASLGWLGSLLVWGCLWVGAAVVIEGVRRAWALLLRLKAGDAPLALSRYTRTVGFTVIATLTTVFILLANSPAPDIVYKTF, encoded by the coding sequence ATGAACGTGCCGTCATTCGAGTTTCTGGCGTTCGCTGCCGTCGCCGCGCTGGTGTTCAACCTGTTCCGCCAGGCGGGCTGGCGGCAGGCAGTGCTGCTGGCCACCAACCTGATCTTCTTCGCCAGCCTGGTGCACGGCGTGGTGGCGTGCCTGCCATTTCTGCTGTTCCTGACGGTGGGCTATGGCCTGATGCGCCTTGCTCAACGCACGGCCGCAGGTGACGGCCGGCTGCTGTTCGGCACCTCGGTGGTGGTGCTGATTCTGCTGTTCGCCTGGTTGAAGCAATACGGTTTCTTTCCGGCCCAGGTGTTCCTGGACTTTCCCTACGCCACCATTGGCCTGTCATACGTGTTCTTCCGGGTGCTGCACCTGGTCATCGACGCCCGCGGCGGTGCGCTGCCGGCCATCACCCCGCTGGCCTACATCAACTACACGCTGAACTTCACGGCGCTGATTTCCGGCCCCATCCAGCGTTACCCCGATTACCAGGAACAAGCCAAGCGCATGGCGCGGCCACACCTGGTGGGCGCGGGGCGGGCGCTGGAGCGCATCGCCGTGGGCTTCTTCAAGGTGTTTCTGTTGTCCCATGTGTTCCATGACCTGCAACTGCAAGCCCTGGGGGCATTGCCCGGGGCGGTGGGCACCGGGGCGCTGGTGACCCAAGGGTTGATCATCGCAGCCAGTTACCCGCTATTTCTCTACTGCAATTTTTCCGGCTACACCGACGTGGTCATCGGCGTCGGCTACTTCTTCGGCTTGCGCCTGCCGGAGAACTTCAATAACCCCTTCATTGCCGAGAACTTCATCAACTTCTGGGGCCGTTGGCACATGTCGTTGTCCAACTGGCTGAAGACCTATGTCTACAACACGCTGTTGATGAGGTTGATGGAGCGCTTCCCCAGCCGGGCCGTCGAACCTTTCCTGGGGGTGGTGGCGTTTTTCGTGACCTTTTTCCTCGTGGGCATCTGGCATGGGCAGACCTCTGAATTCGTCATGTTCGGCCTGCTCCAGGGCGGTGGCGTGGCAGTGAACAAGCTGTACCAGATCCAGATGGCCCTGCGCCTGGGCAAGAAGCCGTACAAGGCCCTGTGTGCCAACCCGGTGTACCTGATCGCCTCGCGGGGGCTGACGTTCACCTGGTTCGCCTTCACGCTGTTCTGGTTCTGGTCCACCTGGGGGCAGATCGAGGCCTACTACGCCTCCCTGGGCTGGCTGGGGTCGTTGCTGGTATGGGGCTGCCTCTGGGTGGGTGCCGCCGTGGTGATCGAAGGCGTTCGCCGGGCCTGGGCCCTGCTGTTGCGCCTCAAGGCCGGCGACGCACCGCTGGCGCTGTCGCGCTACACCCGCACCGTGGGCTTCACCGTCATCGCCACCCTGACCACCGTGTTCATTTTGCTGGCCAACTCACCGGCACCGGACATCGTCTACAAAACTTTCTAG